The Paracoccus sp. MA DNA segment GCCTCTGGGCTCGGCGCGTTTGCCTCCGGCTTGTTCACCTTCGGGACCGTGGAATGGACCAGCGGCGAGAATGCCGGGCGCAAAGCCGAGGTGCTGGGCCACGACGTAACCGACGGCATCGCCATCCTGACCCTGCTCGAGGCGCCGGTGCGGGCTATCGCCGAGGACGACGCATTCACCATTCGAGCGGGCTGCGACAAGCGGATCGAGACCTGCGGGGCGCAGTTCGCCAACACCGCCAACTTCCGCGGCTTCCCGCACATCCCCGGCCAAGACACGATCCTGCGCTACGCCAGCCGGGACGGCGGCCACGACGGGGGCGTTCTGTGACGCCGGCCGATCCGGAGAGGGTCATCGCCGCGGCGCGAGCGTGGCTGGGAACGCCCTACCACGACCAGGCGAGCCTCAAGGGCGTCGGCTGCGATTGCCTCGGGCTGGCCCGGGGCGTCTGGCGCGAGGTCGTGGGCCCCGAGCCATTCCCGATCCCGCCCTACAGCCGCGATTGGGGCGAGACCGGACCGCGCGAAGTTCTGGCCGAGGGCGCGCGGCGGATGATGATCGAGGTGTCGCCCGCCGAGGCCGGGCCGGGCGCACTGGTCCTCTTCCGCATGATGCCGCGCGCCATCGCGAAGCATGTCGGGATCCTGACCGGTCCCGGCTCCTTCCTCCACGCCTACGAGCGGCTCGGCGTGATCGAGGAACCGCTCACCCCATTCTGGCGGCGGCGCATCGCCTTCGCCTTCCTGTTCCTGCAACGCTGAGACCCCGGACATGGCCACCCTCGTTCTCGGTGCCGCTGGCGCCGCCATTGGCGGCAGCATCGGCGGCGCCATCCTCGGCGTGAGCGCCGCGACCATTGGCGGCTTCGTGGGCTCGACCATCGGCTCGGTCGTCGACAGCTGGATCGTGTCCTCGCTCGCGCCGACGCAGCGGATCGAGGGGCCGCGGCTCGACAGCCTTCGGATCACGTCCTCGACCGAGGGTGCCGTCATCCCCCGCGTCTATGGCCGCATGCGCATGGGCGGTAACGTGATCTGGGCGACGGATTTCCGCGAGGAGACGAAGACCACCACGCAGGGAGGCGGCAAGGGCGGCGGGGGCGGCGGCAAGGTCAAGACGACCGAGTATCTCTACTACGCCTCCTTCGCCGTGGCCCTTTGCGAAGGGCCGATCACGGGCATCGGGCGCATCTGGGCGGACGGCAAGCTCCTCGACACTGCCGGGATCACCTCGCGCTGGTATTCGGGCGACGAGAGCCAGACGGCCGATCCGTTCATCGCGGCGAAGATGGGCGCCGCGAACACTCCGGCCTATCGTGGGACGGCCTATGTGGTCTTCGAGGACCTGCCGCTCGGCAATTACG contains these protein-coding regions:
- a CDS encoding NlpC/P60 family protein gives rise to the protein MTPADPERVIAAARAWLGTPYHDQASLKGVGCDCLGLARGVWREVVGPEPFPIPPYSRDWGETGPREVLAEGARRMMIEVSPAEAGPGALVLFRMMPRAIAKHVGILTGPGSFLHAYERLGVIEEPLTPFWRRRIAFAFLFLQR